A window from Triticum aestivum cultivar Chinese Spring chromosome 6D, IWGSC CS RefSeq v2.1, whole genome shotgun sequence encodes these proteins:
- the LOC123140959 gene encoding BTB/POZ domain-containing protein POB1, translated as MQRDLSALYPRAPSSSAALARVTYMTQGKWRRVVWKHRGKARDDASARPPEVEEPVVGESFEFAFNNEAFSDRVLKVEVVGSEDAAGFLISFLLLSFFSNGMKESDQRQATLTIGDSEEKAFMELLIFMYSGKLTPTTEPTLLLDILMIADKFEVISCMKLCSQRLLDLPMTPESAVRCLNVPCSISMAAALKEAAKQFLAERYKELLSTNFQDELMRVPLAGIQAILSRNRLGAASEESIYDFVLRWARSRYPNSEVRDKILSSRLLPLVPWVLGMTDDIQIDHPSCIINFTIKREKCCRLVPSGLMRSPSFHCAGRDFFLSACCVTTDQSQFFSLAIKMLEDKGAVRGKIDYEIGAKTRPSLKFVTKYRCTTSTDSMGQDGCCVPWSELMADDNPYFIYDKLHLQIHVKITPLP; from the exons ATGCAGCGTGACTTGTCTGCTCTGTACCCCCGCGCGCCTTCTTCCTCCGCCGCGTTAGCTAGGGTTACGTACATGACGCAGGGTAAGTGGAGGCGAGTTGTATGGAAACATCGCGGCAAGGCAAGAGACGACGCGTCGGCCAGGCCGCCGGAGGTGGAGGAGCCGGTGGTGGGCGAGAGCTTCGAGTTCGCCTTCAACAACGAGGCCTTTTCCGACAGGGTGCTGAAGGTAGAGGTCGTCGGCAGTGAAGATGCTGCCGG CTTTCTGATAAGCTTTTTGCTTCTTAGCTTTTTCTCAAATGGCATGAAAGAGTCTGATCAGAGGCAAGCAACACTTACAATTGGAGATTCAG AGGAAAAGGCCTTCATGGAGCTTTTAATCTTTATGTATAGTGGGAAGTTGACACCAACAACTGAGCCTACTCTTCTACTTGATATCTTGATGATCGCTGACAAATTTGAGGTCATTTCTTGCATGAAGCTTTGCAGTCAGCGGCTGCTAGACCTGCCTATGACCCCAGAATCGGCAGTGAGGTGCCTAAATGTGCCATGTTCCATTTCAATGGCAGCTGCCCTCAAAGAGGCAGCCAAGCAATTCCTTGCAGAAAGGTACAAGGAGCTCCTGTCAACAAA CTTCCAAGATGAACTAATGAGGGTCCCTCTTGCTGGGATTCAGGCCATCTTATCAAGGAATCGCCTTGGGGCTGCATCGGAAGAATCCATTTATGACTTTGTGCTCAGGTGGGCACGTTCACGGTACCCAAATTCGGAAGTAAGGGACAAGATTTTGAGTTCACGTTTACTTCCACTGGTGCCATGGGTGCTCGGGATGACCGATGACATTCAAATTGATCATCCATCTTGTATAATTAACTTCACTATAAAGCGTGAGAAGTGTTGCAGGCTGGTCCCATCAGGATTAATGCGTTCTCCGTCGTTCCATTGCGCGGGGCGTGACTTCTTCCTCTCGGCATGTTGTGTGACGACAGATCAGTCCCAATTTTTTAGCCTCGCCATAAAGATGTTAGAAGACAAGGGGGCAGTAAGGGGGAAAATAGATTATGAGATTGGGGCAAAGACAAGACCATCGCTGAAGTTCGTCACCAAGTACAGGTGCACCACCTCCACCGATAGTATGGGACAAGATGGTTGTTGCGTTCCTTGGTCGGAGTTAATGGCTGACGACAACCCTTACTTCATCTACGATAAACTCCATCTGCAAATTCACGTGAAGATAACACCACTGCCATAG